The Kwoniella bestiolae CBS 10118 chromosome 5, complete sequence genomic interval TCACAGTGCTAGGGTGATAGTCAGTGCAAGTTATGATAAAACCATTAGAGTGAGTTCGACATCCTCGCATCTTCGTCATTGGCTGATGGCGCTATCTTCCCCCTTTAAGATGTGGGACATCAGAAGCGGTAAATTGATCAAGATAATCAACGAAGATCGGTCGTCGCTGGTGTTTGACTTGACAATGGTACCCAACAAGATTATCGCGTGAGTGATATCGTTAGCCTAGATGATTAGTCGGGGTTGAACTGATCGTGATGACGAGAACAGTACAAGACAAGATGGCTCAGTACACGTATTTACTTTTGGCGATGATTTACCTTACACCAATCTATTTGCTTGACTTGCAGGAGATTTTCTAGAAATCCGATCTTTTGGTTGACCGTGTCCTATTCCCCTCGTTCCATATGTTGACAGGTTGAGCCGTTATGACCATGCATATATCATCAATGTCATCTACCTTCTATCTCGTCTTGCTCTACCCTTCTGTTCGCTCGCCCTTCTCTCAGCCTCCTTCAGACGTaaccttcttccttcctgtCCTGCTATACTTAGCGTTCCGATCACCAACTCAGCGGTTCGCATACTCTGTTTTGGCAATTAGGCCCCGTCAGCTCTAGACTTTCCCATTGAGGAGAGATGGAACatagctcacctcaacatTGGCAGGTATGGGATAAGTGACTATCCTAGGATCCGTATCTGTATCTACAATACCTATCGTAGGTATGTGACGGGCCGTACATTCTCGAATGGCAGCTGTGTTTTCGGATGGATTGAGGAAAATGACAAGATCGGGTTTGTAAGATTTGTTGAGCATTGGTTCGATACCGAAGCTACATAATTCCCATCTCGTCAGTACGAGCACGACGCAGAATCAATCAAAACAGTCACATTCATGTCGAAAAGGAGGCATTATGGACACTCACAAAGTCTCCGAATTAGTCAAAACACCAGGCATCCAATCATTCACCGCATACCCATtatcctccaatctctctttcgCACGGTAAATCATCTTCTTGTGCCCCTCCCTCGTACCTACAATCAATACTATCCCATCTGCTTTCACCACGTCTCTCACCAGCGCTGCCGTACGTCTGAGGATGGGTAACGTCTGATCGAGATCTATGATGGATAGTCCAGCCCTTTTACCGTATATGTAAGGTGTATAGGCTGTAGATGTGAGACTGTGTGAATGACCTAGGGCTGCACCTGCCGCTAGGAGGGTAGAGAGGGTAGCTtgtgttggagaaggagatgaacgGGGTTGAGGTGGGGGGTTGGCagattgagggatgaagagtggTAGTGAGGAGCCTAGATATCGTTATGTCAGTATGGTACGACTACTTGCTGTTTTGTGAAGTGCCTGCTCACGCTGTGCATCTCGCCTCCGACGCCATTCTCTAGCTTCGTTCAGGTTCCTCTTCCATGCTTGTTCGGCTGATTCACCGGGATACGCTTCTCCTTTAGCTGGTCTTGCTGATCCTTCTGCTTGGTTTGAAGCGATACTTGAGGAAACAAAGGTTCGAGCAGCTGCAGCAGCGTCAGATAAGCATGGAGTCTCCTTCCACCGACCAAGCCGATACACATGCTGACTGTACGTGGTCATGACaaccatcaactcacctggtCGAACGACAACATTTGCTCGAAGAGCTTTTAGAGCAGATCCGCTTGATCCTTTCATAATGGTGATATGCGGTGAGAGGCAAGCACAAGATCGAGAAGGGAGCGAACAAGGGCTTCTTGATATGTTTTGAACTGTCTGGTGCCAGGTGGTCTGGTGTATGAGATAAGGAGATACTCGGTCAAGACTACGCTTGTTCGAGTTATCAAAGAGGCTTCATCCATTCTTTGACTTTTTCCATGCATCCTAACAGACTTTGCAACATGATCCGAACGTATAAAAGTATCAGGCTCATCCGAGAGTTCTCACGTGGAAGAAGTGGTCGATATCAGACAGAACAACAAAAGACGGAAGTAAAACACGCCACATCACTGACTCAAAACACCGAGAAACTCCGTTTGGTCTTGTCCCATGAAATCACCTGTTTTGGTGGAGAACCGGAATTTTGATGCCACTCGTACTCAATTTGCTGATTTGGctgtatggtatggtgtatggtggtgtTGTGCGTGCTCAGTGTCTACTCTGTTTGCTACAGTCAGTCAGTCTACACCatccactcactcactcttgCTGCTACTGACCGTTTGCAGTTTGCACAAATCGACATCCTCAAAATCAACTCTAgtcctcatctcctctttgtCCATCAAAAAAAAAGGCTAAAGCCCATACATATTCACAATGGTTAGTACTCGCCCTCAACTATGTCcagaagaacaagaggaggaaggatagACAAATGCAGGAGGATGTAATGGGAACTGAGAAGaaacgatgctgatgaaaTTTTGCTTTGCTTCTTCCTTGCTCACCTTACCTCGACtatccctcaactcatcatcaacatcaacatcaatgtCACGCCAACAGGTTCGATACGCCTCTGCCCACGTCGTTGCCAGCAACCCTGAGAAGTGTGCGTAGGATGTGTCTCTGGGATATTGTCAGGATGGGATAGTAGGACTGATATCGGATTGTTGATCATTGCAGTCGCCAAGGCTCGAGGAGAGTATGTCCGAACTCACTTCAAGAACATGCGAGAGGTCGCTGCTGCTCTCACTGGTGGGTGATCATTCATGGTCGAGGAGCATGAAGAGGGGGTGCTAATGGGGCATTATGCGATCAACAGGCTTGAACCTCAAGAAGGCTTACACCTACCTCGCCGATGTCCAAGACCACAAGCAAATCATCCCTTTCAGACGTTTCGCTGGTGGTATCGGTCGAGCTTCCCAAGCTAAGCAATTCAAGACTACCAAAGGTGGGTCATACTGGAGCTATGTGTCGGGGTCGAGACTGGATTGCATGGACGGAATACTGATATGTGTATGGGTTGGAACAGGTCGATGGCCCGAAAAGTCTGTTCAATTCATCCTCCGACTCCTCAAGAACGCCGAATCCAACGCCGAGGCCAAGGATCTCGAAGCGGAGGAATTGATCATCAAGAACATTGTTGTCCAACAAGCCCCCAAGACCCGACGAAGAACTTACAGAGCTCACGGTCGAATGTGAGTCTAGCTATCCTTTATGACACTAATATCCTGTACATGGAAAAAGTCCTCGTAATTGACGTTTTACTCTGCTCGTCTCCAGCAACCCATACCAAGGTCACCCTTGTCacatcgagatcatcctttccaccccttcctccgaAGTACCCCGAGCCAAAGATCTCGACGTCACCTCTAGCTCCAAGAAGGGAAAGACCGTTGCTGCTATCGAGGCTTAGGTTAGAGTCGGAGAGCAGGAATGAGGTTGGGCTTGCTAGGCTAGATTTTGGTAGTTGACGGCACATGACGTGCTATGTATGATGGATCCATACTTGCTGCATGATGGTTTGGCATGTGCTGCGTTGCGTTGCATTGCATCGTTTTGGATATATCGTCTGCATCTCTTGAAGCTTGAGCAGAAGCACAACTTGTAGTCTTCTTGTCTCGCTGCATGACTAAATCAGTTACGTAATTGCTTCGGGCTACTGGTTGGAAACATCAACAAATCCAACTTGTTCGTGCCAGTTAATTAATTCCATTCcactcattcttcttctatATGCTTTCATACTATATAGCAGTATCATCAAAGCAAGATGAGTCAATCAGGTCCACCAGCAGACGCCAAGCAAGCCCAAGCAGCAGCTCTGCAGGAGCTCGAAGCTGCCCAGAAAAAGAAACGAGCCATTGACACCAACCTGGTAGGTGCATCAACATTCCTTATAAATAACAGGAGAGGGGTTATGATGCTGACGTGCGCGGTACAGGCCAATTTGGAGCACTCGATATACGCGTTCGAGGGGAGTTACTTGGATGAGACTGCAGCTTCTGGGGGCAATATCATCAAAGTAAGTGAATAACCCTACAATGTATTGTACCCTGTGACTGGCGCTGATGGTGGACGGATGTGATGGATAGGGATTCGACAATTACCTCAAACCACCTCCTTCGAATGTTaataagaagaagatagaGGTGACAGAGGCGGATCGACTGTTCAGTACGAGTAGTGGGACTTATCAGCAGGTGCGTCATGCCCCATTCTTTAATATAGAAGAAATGGAACGAGGTGTTTACGAAAAGTAGTAATCCACCCTATCAACCTACAATAACCCTCTCTCTCATGAACACATACACACCCCTTGAAATCGGATCCTGGGATATTACGCCTTACACCTCTCACCCGCACACCTACCCACTCTCAGAGCCTCGCTGCGAAGAAACAGCAGGATCAATCTTTGGAATAGACTATACCTCCACTACTCATACTGAACCCCTTCTCGATTCTTTGTAACATCATATCTGTTGTACCTAGCTTCCTAGCATTGCATTTCGAGCATGTATACAATACAAACCATCACCACGAACCCATACATttgttccttcttctgctaTTATTCTCCGTTCAAAATGGTGTTACCGGTATGCTCGATCTGCTACGTGAGATGGCGAACATGACCTGATACACAACTCTGCCTTCACCGATCTAGCAACTCCTCAGCAGATTGACTAATCTCGAAGGTAGAGATCTGCCGCTATTGATGGGAAATGTATCATAATGTATCATACAGGATTGAAAGACAATGCATCAAATTGTACATACATGACTAACGACGTTATTCTTCATTTCCAAATCAGTCAAACTAACAATATTCAatttctcctcatctttatCGCCATTTCAAAACAAGTGGACAATGCCATTCATCTTCGCTGAGCCTCTTGATCAGGAATGACATCATACCCCGCCCTAGTTTGAGCACCAGCAGCAGGCACATCGCTCGTCTCTTCGAGTTGTGGTTCATGAGGTAAGTGGATACttgggggaggggggaagatgatgggtttgaccAAACCGTTAAATACGAAGGTCCCGTAACTTATGGATCCTCAGTATCAGCTGAATTCCCATTTCCAACACACATATCAAATAGAGGACTCACACTAGCATTGCAAATCCACCAACTTGTAATAACGAGAATGGCCACACGAGCTGTTCCCACCCTAATCCCAGACTCACCACCCATATACCCAATGTTCTACAGGTATCGACGGTACTTCTGGTGGTAGCGCTAACCCTGTGAGTAACGCTGAGACCGAAGAAATTGAACGCGCCAATACTGAACATGATGGCGAAGCATGATCCGTACACCGTCGGGGTAGATATGATCTGGTGCCATCCTCTTGGAATATCGAAATATGGTGATTTCTTCCTCAAGAACAAGTGGAGGAAAGGCATCCCGATGAGCGTAGTGGTAAGGCCGAAGAACCCTTCCAAGGTGACTGCAGCGAGAGGTTCGACCTTGTAATGCGACATGATCTTTTCTTCCACGACGTATTGACTTGCCGTGAAGATCtgagcgaagaggatgaggagcaCGCCCAGAGCTACTCGCGCGGGATCATCGTCTGGTCTATTGGCTAGAGTCACGATGAGGTCGACAGGGTCGGATAGATGTTTCTTGACTAGACTTCCTGAGAGACCGACCAGACATACTCCCATAGTAACGATTATGAGGGCAGCCCATTGATAGAGCCATAGATGTCgtcggaggaagatgacCGAGAGGACTCCTACCCAGAGAACTAGGGCGCCTCGGGACATCTGATATATCGATACGGGAGTTAAGATGAGACCGACATTCATGAGTGTCGTTCCGCAGACTACGAACGAGTATAGATGTCAGCCTGGTCAAGATAGCAGTGCGACTAGGTTTTGGAGCTCACTATCGAAGAAAGCGGGGAACCACATCCAGCAGACCCTCCATCCAGTCAACAGCTTATCTTCTGAGATCGATGCAATGAGCGGTTGActctcgtcttcttcctcttcttcgtctaATGCGGTATAAGCGGTCGATCGTTGACCTAAAGGCAGTCGAGCCAAGATCCGGGTGAACATCGACGCTTCGGGCGGTGCGATCACCTTGTCGGATTTGTTTCGGTAGGTGAGTAGGAGTGGGATGAAACAGAGGAATTCTCCCGCGAACATACTGCGATTTAACTGGATCAGTGATCGGCCTTATTCATTATAACAGACGCAGACTCACTTGAGAGTTTGCCATACCTTGCCAATGAATCAGCTTAGCCTCGCTCAGATACATTATGACAAGACTCACAGGTTGTTCGAAATCCAGTCGAGGGCCAGGGGCATCAGGTCCGCAATTCTCCACACATTCCATATCTTGGTACTTCGATCTACGGAACGAGTCCAGTCAGCACGAGTTCGGTCGTGGAGATACTCAACTTACAATAAACTGTTGGCACATCCCGTGAGGAACATGCCTACCACCAAGGTGGTGACTCCCATCTTtgatgacatggtggggGGTGAGCAATGGGGTAGTGGTTCGTAATGAATATGCAGTGTCTtatgaaagaggaagagtgaaAGGTGTAGATGTGTCAACTGAATTGAATCGAGTACGCAGAGAGTAGTTACTCGTACCCATGACATATACGTGTCATACACCCGGTGCGGACATAGCCGATCAGATGATCTCACTTTCGTACAGTGATGCCGGTGGATCGCACCAAAAGGGTATAGAAGGGGTGCAAAGTGGCTTTTTGGTTGTTTGTACACACCACACTAACAGACAAATTCTGCATGGAGCTGACAAAGGAGTCTATGAAGTATGTCTAGTAGTAGAAACCTATCAAATGGAGATGGAATATACCATGTCCTCATTCAAAACACGACCAGCCAAGCTCATTGATATTTACTTACCGTCTTAGTTGCTCACTCGTTCCGAAAAGATGGACGTGATACAACGGGTTTCAGAGACAAGCACAACGACGAGGACGGAATTTGATGGCGATCAGGCGTTcaaagcatcatcatcgggAAAGTTCTCAGAAACAGAGGATGGACCTACCTTGATCGTTCATCCAGTCCAACGCCTCAGTAATTCAAAGCTTTTCATCCTAGGGACCGGACAAGTGTTCTTATGGGGATTGACAGTGGGTCTCATCTTATATCAGGCTCCACACGTACGACGGTATCATTAGCCCATGATTGATTTTATCTAGTCCGCAAGTATACTAGAAACTGCATTTGCATTACCAGTGATAGGCGAGGAATTCCACCTCACTCCAGGAGAAGTCCAGTGGATAGCGGCATCGATGATGCTGACTTGGGTAAGCGCCCTTCCATGAATCCAAACCAGGTTGGAAGCGTGGGGCAAGGGTGGTATGCTCATGAAATCTTTCAAGGGATGTTTCCAACTGATCGCTGGGAGGTTATGTGATATATTcgggaggaagaggggataCATGATTGGATGTCTGGGATTGATGGTGACTAATATCATATCGACTTTTATGCCTGTGAGTTTGACCACACATCTTTGTCCATTGTGAGGCTTCAATTCCCTTGATTGAATATTGAGATAACGTATTCTCGTTACAGAACCTAGCGAGTCTTAATGTATTTCGAGCGTTAGCAGGAATAGCAAGTGCTATTGTCCTTCCTGCCTCTGCTGGTATTATCGGATCGTTATACCCTGCTGGGAGGTTGAGGACTTTGGCATTTGCTGCTATTACTTGTGGTGGGTCCTCCATTTACTTTGTCCCACATTGCTCGAAAGCACCGAGTACTCAGATGGGACAAGCTGAGAATTCTTGATCAGGCGGAGCAGCCGGTGCGGCTGGAGGAGAGCTCATCGCGGGGATATTGATCGAGTGGACAAAGTGTGTGTACCTTActcattcaacctccacaGAGACGAGTTGATCTCGTATGGTTAGATGGACATGGAGACcatgcttcctcctcatcggcCTCCTGACCATCTACCCTCTCGTCATTGgatacctcctcatcccactgGATCCACCGTTGACCGCGGACAAAGCGGTGGATTGGTTGGGCGCGTTCGCGATTGGAAGTTCGATCTTCCTTTTGTTGTTAACATTTACTCTGtcccaaacccaaaacaGAGGATGGAAGACGCCATGTGAGTTTTACGCACGCATCGTCAGATTCGGTCAAAGGACTAAAGTGATTATCTTATGTAGATCTACCTGCACTGCTTGTGGTTTCCGGCTTACTCTTCGTAGCGTTTGCATGGCGTCAAAGACAACTTTCCAAATCTGCAAGACTTCTAAGTAACAAAAAGCCACCACCTTTAATCCCCCTATCATTAATCACCACGAAGAACAGGAATCTGTTGATCATTTACATCGCTTCAGCAAGTACTTGGGCAATGACggatgtgagttggccaTCAATCGCAGACTAGAGTTTGGATAGGTGCTGATATTTCATACAACACTAACAGAGTTTTTTCGTATTCGTCTCGTATCTATACTTTGATGTCCTAGACTTATCCCCCTTCCAAGCGGGATTGAAACTCAGCGTTACCTTTTTCAGCGGGACGTTCGCCGCGCTGGTCGTAGCTCTGACGATCACACATATCTCGCCTAGGGTGGTAATGACCTTGGGATGTCTTATATCAGTGTAAGTACATATCCTTTTGGTTCGTCGAACAGACAATATGTAAAAGGGGCGTCACGAGCTGATAGGATGTCACGCGCAAACACCAGGGCGAGTCCCGTGATTTTTGCTGTTCGAGGGTTAGACTGGGCCTATTGGAAAGGTGATTTGTGGGCTTTGCTGGTGATTGCGTATGGGACGGACGCGACCATCGCTGCCGGATCTACTATCATCTCGCAGACTGCTTCTCCGTAAGTGGATCGACGAAAATCGTATAGGCAATCATGATGACTCGCTGATATCGTGCACATGCGATTATCCAGCGAGGATCAAAGTGTTGCTTCGGGTAAATTAACTATCTCTGATGCCTTGTGTTGAACCCAAGTTGATGATATCTCTCATCCAGCGCTCTTCCAAACAAGTTGTAGATTGGGTTTCGCCCTGGGCTTAGCCATATCCACATTAGTCCAGACAAGTGTCGAGAAATCAGCTTTATCCTCATACTCTAATCCAACGGACGATCAGAGAAACCATGCTTTGGTGGAGGGACTGCGGGCTGCTCAATGGTGTAATGCTGGGTATATAGCTTTGGGTCAGTATAAATCCACCAAAATCTCCTAGGAAGTATTGAGCTGACGATCAATGGCGATAGCTGCTGTGCtggttgggtttgggatgAAAGGTTGGCAGAGGTTGGATCATCATGAATATGCCAacgaaggtgaagatgctTCTGAGAAGTGATACATGATTGGCCTGCTCGAGAGCTTATGCAATGCTATGCGTGACACTACTGGGGTTTGAAACTCGATGATGAACTTGATCGCCTTGGCATACGCACAATGCTAAGCACCAGCTTGGCTTCTTTCGGAGTAGAGGGAATGAAGCTGATGCGCGACGGAGTAAGATTAACGGAATGATTTCAGGGATACTCGTACAAGATCGAGGGATGACGGCAGGAACAGCACTACTCGACTACATACCGTCCTATTTGACAACATCCAATCTCGAACTACGtttccatccatctcatactcgtataactccttcatccatcaattgTTAGATATCATCATAGTCTCCTGTATCATAGCTTATCTGTACTCACTCTCTATCGGCAATGTCAACTTCACCAGCACCCAAAGCGGATCTGGTCGAACAGTTAAAGGAATTGGGCATATCGGAGAGATCGGCCCGTTATGCACTGATTGTATGTTTGTGGTTTCGAAGAtacatccatccatctgtGTCAGACTAGAGTCTAGGAGAATAATACACTGATACTGGTATGGGACGTGCTTGCTGGTGTAGAAAACGAATAACGATATACATAAGGCTGCTAACTAtggtgagtggatgtttTGCGTTTCCTATCATGGTGTCGCGGGTCGAGAAATGGTGTCGAAGGTCGTCGATGTCTGGTTGTGCATTACAGACGATATCATGTCTGAGCActttgatgttgttgttatCCTGATCATCATTCGGATGGACGTCGTCACCGTTGTTTCCACCTTATCTCTATGTCGCTTGCGCCCTGTTTGATCAGGAATCATACTTTACGTTTAAGAGGGTCCTTTGATGAATGGGTCTGGGTCTAGCTCAACGTCTGTGCTATATTCCCTCTCTATCATTTTTTTTGTACTGCACAAAGGATAATCCCCCATCATGCCATCCACAAACGTTTAtatttcctcttccattcCTCTATTTTGCCTTTCATCTGTCATTTCATTatttcattctcatcatggTTGAATGATTGGACAATGGTATCAGTCCATATCTAAACGCCAAGAATTACTCGTGCTGACTTTCCAACGTtactccttctcatcctaCCCTCTTTTCTTTGGCGTATCCACCTGCTGCTCGACTACAAACACTCCTCTCATCGATTACAACCATACACACCACCTTTCTATCGACTTCTCATCACATCTCAACTTGGACTcatcacatcaatcacacCCGACATGGCACCACTCAACCGATCATACTCCTTGCCCGTCTCGTTATCCAACCCCGTATCGCGTCTCAAAGCATTAAGCGGAGCTGCGGGAAGAGACGAGG includes:
- a CDS encoding mitochondrial 37S ribosomal protein uS2m, producing MKGSSGSALKALRANVVVRPAARTFVSSSIASNQAEGSARPAKGEAYPGESAEQAWKRNLNEAREWRRRRDAQRSSLPLFIPQSANPPPQPRSSPSPTQATLSTLLAAGAALGHSHSLTSTAYTPYIYGKRAGLSIIDLDQTLPILRRTAALVRDVVKADGIVLIVGTREGHKKMIYRAKERLEDNGYAVNDWMPGVLTNSETFFGIEPMLNKSYKPDLVIFLNPSENTAAIRECTARHIPTIGIVDTDTDPRIVTYPIPANVESMRTAELVIGTLSIAGQEGRRLRLKEAERRASEQKGRARRDRR
- a CDS encoding 60S ribosomal protein uL22 is translated as MSRQQVRYASAHVVASNPEKFAKARGEYVRTHFKNMREVAAALTGLNLKKAYTYLADVQDHKQIIPFRRFAGGIGRASQAKQFKTTKGRWPEKSVQFILRLLKNAESNAEAKDLEAEELIIKNIVVQQAPKTRRRTYRAHGRINPYQGHPCHIEIILSTPSSEVPRAKDLDVTSSSKKGKTVAAIEA